The proteins below are encoded in one region of Chrysemys picta bellii isolate R12L10 chromosome 4, ASM1138683v2, whole genome shotgun sequence:
- the LOC101947751 gene encoding pepsin A-like — protein MKWLLLLSLVAISQCRVTKVSLKKGKSLRQNLKEHGLLEDFLKKHPYNLASKYFPSLSNEFASEPLTNYMDVDYYGTISIGTPAQDFTVIFDTGSSNLWVPSVYCSSTACTNHNKFNPSDSSTYQATSQNLSIQYGTGSMTGILAYDTVQVGGIVDTKQIFGLSETEPGSTFYYAPFDGILGLAFPSIASSDATPVFDNMMNEGLVSQDLFSVYLSSNGQTGSFVMFGGIDSSYYSGSLNWIPLSSETYWEITMDSVTMNGETIACSGGCQAIIDTGTSLLAGPPTGISNINSYIGASDGTVRISCSDMSSLPNIVFTINGIEFPVPASAYIIDESGSCTSGFQSIEVGGLWILGDVFIRQYYVVFDRANNQVALASVA, from the exons ATGAAGTGGCTTCTGCTCCTGAGTTTGGTGGCGATCTCTCAGTGCAGGGTGACAAA GGTCTCCCTGAAGAAGGGGAAATCCTTGAGGCAGAACCTTAAGGAACATGGCTTGCTGGAGGATTTCCTGAAGAAACATCCTTACAACCTGGCCTCCAAGTATTTCCCCAGCCTGTCCAACGAGTTTGCAAGTGAGCCACTCACAAACTACATGGAC GTTGATTATTATGGAACCATCTCAATTGGCACGCCTGCTCAGGATTTCACTGTCATTTTCGACACCGGTTCCTCCAACCTGTGGGTGCCCTCCGTGTACTGCTCCAGCACAGCCTGCA CAAACCACAACAAATTCAACCCATCAGACTCCTCCACCTACCAGGCCACCAGCCAGAACCTCTCCATCCAGTATGGCACCGGCAGCATGACCGGAATCCTGGCCTATGACACTGTCCAG GTTGGAGGCATTGTGGACACCAAACAGATCTTTGGTTTGAGTGAAACCGAGCCTGGCTCCACCTTTTACTACGCCCCCTTTGACGGGATCCTGGGTCTGGCCTTCCCCAGTATCGCCTCTTCTGATGCCACCCCCGTCTTTGACAACATGATGAATGAGGGTTTGGTGTCCCAGGACCTCTTCTCCGTCTACCTGAGCTC CAATGGCCAGACTGGGAGCTTTGTGATGTTCGGCGGCATCGACTCATCTTACTACTCTGGGAGCCTCAACTGGATCCCTCTCTCCTCTGAGACTTACTGGGAAATCACCATGGACAG CGTCACCATGAACGGAGAGACCATCGCTTGCTCTGGTGGCTGCCAGGCTATCATTGACACTGGCACTTCTCTGCTGGCTGGGCCCCCTACTGGCATCTCCAACATCAACTCCTACATCGGTGCCAGTGATGGCACGGtaagg ATCAGCTGCAGTGACATGAGCAGCCTGCCCAACATCGTCTTCACCATCAATGGCATCGAGTTCCCTGTGCCCGCCAGTGCCTACATCATTGAT GAGTCAGGATCTTGTACCTCCGGCTTTCAAAGCATCGAAGTCGGAGGGCTCTGGATCCTCGGAGACGTCTTCATCCGCCAGTACTACGTTGTCTTCGACAGGGCGAACAACCAGGTGGCCCTGGCCTCTGTGGCATGA